Below is a genomic region from Candidatus Cetobacterium colombiensis.
TCAATAACAATTATTCCTTCCAATCTCTTCTCCTTTAATTTAGCTCAAATGACATTATATCATACACTATACTTTTTTTAAACATTTATTTTTACTTTCCCGTAATCTTATAATTATTACTTGGACTCCATAATAAATATTCTGTTACACCTAAATCATTCATAGCTTTTATTTGTTCTCTTATTTCTTTTTCATTATAGTTTATATGTCCTTTAACCCATTTAGCTGTAAAGGCTTGTATCCATGGTCTCATAGTTGCTGGTGAACTTATATTTTCACTTCTGTTTACAGAATCTTTTACAGAATGATAGATTGTTTTATACGGTTGTGCATCGGGTACTGGTATTCCGTATGCTCCATTTCCGTAATGACTTGGATACATCATCGGACATATATAATCCACTACTTGAGCAACCGCTTCCCAATGCTGCCCTAGACCCATATCATCACTAAAAGTTCCAACTTGACCATATACATCTGCACTTGTATAAACCTGTAAAGCATTTAATCTTTCTCTTGCATATTTTAAATACTTTTGAATCGTTTCTGGTTTAGACTCATTTTTTGTATTTCTATAGTTTAATTTAGAATCTAACTTTCCACCATTCGAAGCTGGAAATCTTACATAATCAAATTGAATTTCATTGAATCCAGCTTTTGCTGCTTCTTCAGCTACTGCTAAATTATATTCCCATAAATTTCTATCATGAGCAGAAACCCAAATAATACCATCACTATTTGTATACGGTTTTCCTGTATCTCTAGAGATAATTACTTTATCAGGATTGGCTTTGGCATATGTTGGATCTTTAAAAGAAACTATTCTTGCTATTGCATAAATATTATTCTCTTTTAATTTTTTCATAAATTCACCTATATTTTTTATAGGATAATTTTTAGAAACAGGAATTCCAAATTTTTTAGGTGCTTCCATTTCAAATGACAAAACTCCGTTATCATCTTTAACATCTATTACAAAAGCATTTATCTCTGTTGTCTTTGCTAAATTAATTAATCTTTCCATTTTTTTTGAACTACCAATTGTATAGATGTTTAAATAAATTCCCTTAACATCGACTCTAGGATTATTTGTAAAATTATTCATAGGGTAACTTGTTTCAAAATCTAAATTTTTCCAATTTTTTGGTAGTACTTCATTTAAAGTTGTTGCTAAATCTACTTTGCTTATCCAACCTATTTTATCTTTTAAATCTTTTCTATAAGATATTTTTAATAAAGATTTTTTCTTTCCATCACGTTCTACTTCTTTAGACTCAATTATTTTTACTTTTGTCCCTTTTCTCAAAGTATCTATTTTATTTTTCTGTAACTCATCCTTATAAACAAAAAGAGTTTGATTCTTTATATAATTAAACTCATCAGATTTATCATCTAAAACTTGTTTTTTTTCAATCTCTTTATTTTCATTCGTATCTTTAGTTTGTATTTCTTCTTTTTCAATACTCTTTTCAATTACTAAAGATTCTTTTTCTTCAAGATTTTTTTGTTCACTTAAAGCTTTATCCTTTTCTATAGTAATATTTTTTTTTTTTAATTCTAACTCTGAATTACCTTTATTCATAGATAGTACATCTACTTTTATTTCATCTTTTACCATCTCTGGTTGTTTTGGTTCTTCATTAAATACTAGTCTCTTTACTCCACAAGAAATTGTAAAGATAAAAATTGTTAATAAAATTAAAAATCTAAAAAATTTCTTTTTGTCCTTTACTCTCACGTCATCCTCCATTTATTATTTACTCGTCATATTTTAACAATTTTATCTAAAAAAATCTACTAAATAATCCTTTTAATAAAAGATATAAAATGTTAATATTTAACTATACTTGACTTTCAATAAGGAGGATTTATTAAATGAAAAAAAGATTATTTGGATTCGCTTTATTATTTTTAATACTACAAAATTTTATTTTTTGTAATATTGAAACCCCTTTAAAATCATCTGAAAATTTAATTTCAGGAACACTTGATAACGGTTTAAAATATTACATATTCAAAAATAAAAAACCTGAAAAAAGAGCTTCTTTAAATTTAGTGGTAAAAGCTGGTTCTTTATACGAAGAAGAAGCACAACAAGGATTAGCTCATTTTTTAGAACACATGGCTTTCAATGGTACTACTAAATACCAAAAAAATGAACTAGTTAAATATCTTCAATCATTAGGTTTAAGCTTTGGTGGAGATTTAAATGCTTATACTAGTTTTTCTGAAACTGTTTACAAACTACAAGTTCCAACTTCCACAAAAGATTTAGAAATTGGATTTGATGTTCTTAAAGAGTGGTCATCTGAAGTAACTTTAAATCCAAAAGATGTAGAGAGTGAAAAAAATATAATTATTGAAGAATGGAGATTACGTCAAGGAATTGCTAAAAGAGTTGGAGATTTACAGAAACAAATTATCTACGGTGATTCTTGGTATTCAAAGAGATTTCCTATCGGATTTCCAGAAACTATTAACAGTGCTTCTTCGGAATTATTAAGAAATTATTATACCCAATGGTATCAACCTCAAAATATGGCTGTTGTTGCTGTCGGTGATTTTAATACAGAAGAAGTTA
It encodes:
- a CDS encoding putative glycoside hydrolase, producing MRVKDKKKFFRFLILLTIFIFTISCGVKRLVFNEEPKQPEMVKDEIKVDVLSMNKGNSELELKKKNITIEKDKALSEQKNLEEKESLVIEKSIEKEEIQTKDTNENKEIEKKQVLDDKSDEFNYIKNQTLFVYKDELQKNKIDTLRKGTKVKIIESKEVERDGKKKSLLKISYRKDLKDKIGWISKVDLATTLNEVLPKNWKNLDFETSYPMNNFTNNPRVDVKGIYLNIYTIGSSKKMERLINLAKTTEINAFVIDVKDDNGVLSFEMEAPKKFGIPVSKNYPIKNIGEFMKKLKENNIYAIARIVSFKDPTYAKANPDKVIISRDTGKPYTNSDGIIWVSAHDRNLWEYNLAVAEEAAKAGFNEIQFDYVRFPASNGGKLDSKLNYRNTKNESKPETIQKYLKYARERLNALQVYTSADVYGQVGTFSDDMGLGQHWEAVAQVVDYICPMMYPSHYGNGAYGIPVPDAQPYKTIYHSVKDSVNRSENISSPATMRPWIQAFTAKWVKGHINYNEKEIREQIKAMNDLGVTEYLLWSPSNNYKITGK